A window of Microscilla marina ATCC 23134 contains these coding sequences:
- the fumC gene encoding class II fumarate hydratase, with protein MEYRIEKDTMGEVKVPADKYWGAQTQRSRENFAIGDNQMPLEVIRAFAVLKKAAALTNAELGVLPEEKAQYIAKVCDEISNGDLDDQFPLVVWQTGSGTQSNMNVNEVVANRAHVLKGGKLNDNDKFIHPNDDVNKSQSSNDTFPTAMHIAAYKMVERHTLPKIQQLRNTLQQKANAFKDVVKIGRTHFMDATPLTLGQEFSGYVAQLDFAIKAIKNTLDHMSYLALGGTAVGTGLNTPAGYAEKVAQKIAALTNLPFQTAPNKFEALAAHDAMVETSGALKQLAVSLMKIGNDIRMLSSGPRCGIGEIIIPANEPGSSIMPGKVNPTQCEALTMVCAQVMGNDVAVSIGGATGQFELNVFKPMMIFNLLHSARILGDACDSFDRNCAVGIEPNHQMIKENLENSLMLVTALNTHIGYENAAKIAKKAYNENSTLREAAIALGLLTSEQFDEWVVPQNMIGSIKK; from the coding sequence ATGGAATATCGCATAGAAAAAGATACAATGGGCGAGGTAAAAGTACCTGCCGATAAATACTGGGGTGCTCAAACCCAACGTTCTCGTGAAAACTTTGCCATTGGCGACAATCAAATGCCTTTGGAAGTTATCAGGGCTTTTGCTGTATTAAAAAAAGCAGCAGCTTTGACTAATGCCGAGCTGGGAGTATTGCCAGAAGAAAAGGCACAATACATAGCCAAGGTTTGTGACGAAATTTCTAATGGAGATTTAGACGACCAGTTTCCATTGGTTGTATGGCAAACTGGCTCTGGAACCCAGTCGAACATGAACGTAAACGAGGTAGTAGCAAACCGCGCTCATGTGCTCAAAGGAGGGAAACTTAATGACAACGATAAGTTTATTCACCCCAATGATGATGTAAACAAGTCACAATCATCTAATGACACCTTTCCTACCGCCATGCACATTGCTGCTTACAAGATGGTAGAGCGCCATACTTTACCTAAAATTCAGCAGTTGCGCAATACCCTTCAACAAAAAGCCAATGCTTTTAAAGACGTGGTAAAAATTGGTCGTACTCACTTTATGGATGCTACCCCACTTACCTTAGGACAAGAGTTTTCGGGGTATGTAGCTCAACTTGACTTTGCAATCAAGGCAATTAAAAACACCTTAGACCACATGAGTTACTTGGCTTTGGGTGGCACTGCAGTAGGTACAGGTTTGAACACTCCTGCAGGTTACGCCGAAAAAGTAGCTCAAAAAATTGCCGCACTTACTAACCTACCTTTTCAAACTGCTCCTAACAAATTTGAGGCTTTAGCAGCGCACGACGCTATGGTGGAGACTTCTGGCGCACTTAAGCAGTTGGCAGTAAGTTTGATGAAGATAGGTAATGACATTCGTATGCTTAGCTCTGGACCTCGTTGTGGCATTGGTGAAATCATTATTCCAGCAAACGAGCCTGGTTCATCTATTATGCCTGGCAAAGTAAACCCTACTCAGTGTGAGGCTTTGACTATGGTATGTGCTCAGGTAATGGGCAATGATGTGGCAGTGTCGATAGGTGGCGCTACTGGTCAGTTTGAGTTGAATGTTTTCAAACCTATGATGATTTTTAACTTGTTGCACTCTGCCCGTATTTTAGGCGATGCTTGTGACTCGTTTGACAGAAATTGTGCTGTAGGCATTGAACCAAATCACCAGATGATCAAAGAAAACCTTGAAAACTCTCTCATGTTGGTGACAGCGCTTAATACGCACATAGGCTACGAAAATGCGGCTAAGATTGCCAAAAAAGCATACAATG
- the infB gene encoding translation initiation factor IF-2 yields the protein MADKNTIKLSQAAKKLNVGISTIAEVLISKGVKVETKPKPSTKISVDALKILANEFNVPLNNLIEEKPTSSKKENVAAKQENKKEKVKTPDTAASAENKKTKVETNPNEGKTKTNTPPKTVETKNSDTADNKQSSSKLPGLTVKGKIDLEGNAQQKGKANQKNKPKNSGTSNKEVHKKNTSDKAKATNDGKPAPEEKTVSSNIQKSKDPIKPKEEKPRAQTEKTVERPSTNVQKTPVDKNKDKSKEKVEKPAAKNAQAKESSATTSGKADTEKKPEVEVIKAKAEQLSGLTIKGKIELPVEKPKKKGKPVASSDEKRKKKKKKLVRNRKVGQNSSDGNKQGGTNNNQGGGNRQGGNNQNRNQGGGNRQGGNNQNRSQGGGNQNRSQGGGNRNSNNQSRNRKDRRNKGKGNNDPQKTEISAKQIRDRLKATMAQVQGSGTGSSGSTRSKIKAQKRAKRKEAEGQEEETTKILKVTEFISANDMASLMDVSVNEVISTCLNLGMFVSINQRLDAEAIKFIALEFDYDDVDFISTEEDVKMEEEETPDRVEDLSERAPIVTIMGHVDHGKTSLLDYVRSSNVTDSESGGITQHIGAYDVVTDGGKRIAFLDTPGHEAFTAMRARGAKLTDVVILVVAADDRVMPQTKEAINHAKNADVPIVIAINKVDKETANPDKIREELSSQGVLVESWGGKFQDQEISAKTGAGIPELLEKVLLEAELLELKANPDKNASGTVVEASLDKGKGYVTTVLVQAGTMEVGDVILAGSHHGRVKAMTDHLGRRLQKVGPSTPVQVLGLNGAPQSGDLLKVMENEREAREIANKREQIQRAQKVRATRGKTLEDIGREIALGNFQELKIIVKGDVDGSVEALSDSLLKLSTEEIAVRVIHKAVGGISEADVQLAIASEAIIIGFQVRPFNTAKRLAEQEGVQIKLYSIIYNAINDVKDAMVGMLAPKFEEVIVGNVEIRETFKISKMGTIAGCYVLDGYMKRNNKIRLIRDQIVKYEGELGSLKRFKDDVQEVRAGYECGLSVKNFNDILVGDIIESFEQREIKRTLK from the coding sequence ATGGCAGATAAAAACACCATAAAACTAAGCCAGGCGGCAAAAAAACTCAATGTAGGCATTTCTACCATTGCCGAGGTTCTTATATCGAAAGGAGTCAAGGTAGAGACTAAACCTAAACCAAGTACAAAAATTTCAGTAGATGCATTGAAAATTTTGGCCAATGAGTTTAATGTGCCTCTCAACAACCTGATAGAGGAAAAACCTACATCTAGCAAAAAAGAAAATGTAGCTGCCAAGCAAGAAAACAAAAAGGAAAAAGTTAAAACCCCGGATACCGCTGCTAGTGCTGAAAACAAGAAAACAAAAGTTGAAACAAATCCCAACGAAGGGAAAACTAAAACCAATACTCCGCCAAAAACTGTAGAAACAAAAAACTCGGATACCGCTGACAACAAACAGTCATCGTCTAAACTTCCAGGACTTACTGTAAAAGGAAAAATAGACTTAGAAGGTAACGCTCAGCAGAAAGGAAAAGCAAACCAGAAAAATAAGCCAAAAAACTCTGGTACTTCGAACAAAGAAGTTCATAAGAAAAATACTTCTGATAAGGCAAAAGCTACTAATGATGGTAAACCTGCCCCAGAAGAAAAAACAGTGTCATCTAATATTCAGAAATCCAAAGACCCCATCAAACCCAAGGAAGAAAAACCAAGGGCACAAACTGAAAAAACAGTGGAAAGACCCTCTACAAACGTTCAAAAAACTCCTGTGGACAAAAACAAGGATAAGAGCAAAGAAAAAGTTGAAAAGCCTGCGGCAAAAAATGCCCAGGCAAAAGAGTCATCGGCAACCACCAGTGGTAAAGCTGATACAGAAAAGAAACCTGAAGTTGAGGTAATCAAAGCAAAAGCTGAACAACTTTCGGGACTTACTATTAAAGGTAAGATTGAGCTTCCGGTAGAAAAACCAAAGAAAAAAGGTAAGCCTGTTGCATCTTCTGACGAGAAAAGAAAGAAGAAAAAGAAAAAACTTGTCAGAAACCGAAAGGTTGGGCAAAACTCTTCTGACGGTAACAAACAAGGAGGCACAAACAACAACCAAGGTGGTGGCAATCGTCAAGGTGGCAATAACCAAAACCGTAACCAAGGTGGTGGCAATCGTCAAGGTGGCAATAACCAAAACCGTAGCCAAGGTGGTGGCAACCAAAACCGTAGTCAAGGTGGTGGTAACCGAAACTCGAACAATCAGTCTCGGAATAGAAAAGACAGAAGAAATAAGGGTAAAGGAAACAATGATCCTCAGAAAACAGAAATTTCTGCAAAGCAAATACGCGATCGCTTAAAAGCAACGATGGCGCAAGTGCAGGGATCTGGTACAGGATCAAGTGGTAGTACCCGAAGTAAGATCAAAGCTCAGAAACGAGCCAAACGTAAAGAAGCAGAAGGACAAGAAGAGGAGACAACAAAAATCTTAAAGGTAACAGAGTTTATCTCAGCCAATGATATGGCATCTTTGATGGATGTATCTGTGAATGAGGTGATTTCTACTTGTTTGAACCTAGGGATGTTTGTATCTATTAACCAACGTCTTGATGCAGAGGCTATTAAATTTATAGCACTTGAGTTTGATTATGATGATGTAGACTTTATCAGTACTGAAGAAGATGTGAAGATGGAAGAGGAGGAAACTCCTGACCGTGTTGAAGACCTCTCTGAAAGAGCACCTATTGTGACCATTATGGGACACGTAGACCACGGTAAAACTTCTTTGCTTGACTATGTCAGAAGCAGTAACGTAACCGACTCTGAGTCGGGGGGTATTACTCAGCACATTGGTGCTTATGATGTAGTAACCGACGGTGGCAAACGCATTGCTTTCCTTGATACTCCTGGTCACGAAGCTTTTACAGCGATGAGGGCAAGGGGTGCCAAACTAACTGACGTAGTGATATTGGTGGTGGCAGCCGATGACCGCGTGATGCCTCAAACTAAGGAAGCAATCAATCACGCCAAAAATGCTGATGTACCTATTGTAATTGCTATTAACAAGGTAGATAAAGAAACAGCTAATCCTGATAAAATCCGGGAAGAACTTTCTTCGCAAGGGGTATTGGTTGAATCTTGGGGTGGCAAATTCCAAGATCAGGAAATCTCGGCAAAAACAGGTGCAGGTATTCCTGAATTACTTGAAAAAGTATTGCTGGAAGCTGAACTACTTGAACTAAAGGCTAATCCCGATAAAAATGCTTCTGGTACTGTAGTGGAAGCTTCTCTGGATAAAGGTAAAGGATATGTAACCACTGTACTTGTACAAGCGGGAACAATGGAAGTTGGAGATGTTATCTTGGCTGGATCTCACCACGGTAGAGTAAAAGCAATGACGGATCATCTAGGACGACGCCTACAAAAAGTAGGACCTTCTACACCTGTACAGGTATTGGGATTAAATGGAGCACCACAATCGGGTGACTTGCTCAAAGTAATGGAAAATGAGCGGGAAGCACGTGAAATAGCCAACAAACGTGAGCAAATTCAACGTGCTCAAAAAGTAAGGGCTACTCGTGGAAAAACACTGGAAGATATCGGACGAGAAATCGCTCTTGGAAACTTCCAGGAGTTAAAGATCATTGTAAAAGGTGATGTGGATGGTTCGGTAGAAGCCTTGTCAGATTCACTGTTGAAACTATCTACTGAAGAAATTGCCGTAAGGGTAATTCACAAAGCAGTAGGGGGTATTTCAGAGGCAGATGTACAACTTGCCATTGCTTCTGAGGCAATTATCATTGGATTCCAGGTAAGACCATTTAATACTGCCAAACGATTGGCTGAGCAAGAAGGAGTTCAGATAAAACTTTACTCTATTATATACAATGCCATCAACGATGTAAAAGACGCGATGGTGGGTATGTTGGCACCTAAGTTTGAAGAAGTGATTGTAGGCAACGTAGAAATACGCGAAACATTCAAAATATCAAAAATGGGTACCATTGCTGGTTGTTATGTATTGGATGGGTATATGAAGAGAAATAACAAGATTCGCCTGATTCGCGACCAAATAGTGAAATATGAAGGTGAGCTAGGTTCTCTGAAACGATTCAAAGACGATGTTCAAGAAGTAAGAGCAGGCTATGAGTGTGGTTTGAGCGTTAAAAACTTTAATGATATTCTTGTAGGAGATATTATTGAAAGCTTTGAACAACGTGAAATCAAGCGTACACTTAAATAA
- the nusA gene encoding transcription termination factor NusA codes for MDKQEIISSFAEFARAKNIDKVLMEQVLEEVFRTMIRKKYTSDENFDVIVNIEDGDLEMYRNRIIVEDDSPEAQELDKVTLSEAKKIDPEIAEEDIGDEFPQTVYLSDFGRRAILTARQTLIQKIKDVEKENLYLKYKDMTDEIVVTEVHQILSRELLLLDSEGNELSLPKNELIPKDRYRKGEMSKAVVHRVDMINGNPKIILSRTSPIFLERLFESEIPEVYDGLITIKKVVRQPGERAKVAVESYDDRIDPVGACVGMKGSRIHSIVRELNNENIDVINYTDNLDLYITRALSPAKITSIKMEDDGRVSVFLKPDQVSLAIGKGGHNIKLASKLVGMEIDVYRDMDEYEIEEDIELSEFDDEEIEPWIRDELRRLGMETAKSVLNVGRELLINRSELEEETVDYLLALLKREFEEEEEQE; via the coding sequence TTGGACAAGCAAGAAATCATTAGTTCGTTTGCAGAATTTGCTCGGGCAAAAAACATTGACAAGGTCTTGATGGAACAAGTTCTGGAAGAAGTGTTCAGAACAATGATTCGGAAAAAATACACCTCTGATGAAAACTTCGATGTGATAGTTAACATAGAAGATGGTGATTTGGAAATGTATCGGAACCGAATTATTGTAGAAGATGATTCTCCAGAAGCCCAAGAACTAGACAAAGTAACCCTGTCAGAGGCAAAAAAAATAGACCCTGAAATTGCAGAAGAAGACATTGGGGATGAATTTCCTCAGACGGTTTATCTAAGCGATTTTGGTCGACGCGCAATTTTGACAGCAAGGCAAACGCTCATTCAGAAAATCAAGGATGTAGAAAAAGAGAATCTATATCTGAAATATAAAGACATGACGGATGAGATTGTGGTAACTGAGGTACATCAGATTTTGAGCAGAGAATTGTTACTGCTTGACTCTGAAGGTAATGAGCTTTCGCTTCCTAAAAACGAGCTGATACCTAAAGACAGATACCGTAAGGGCGAAATGTCAAAAGCTGTAGTACACAGGGTAGATATGATCAATGGTAACCCAAAGATCATCCTATCTCGTACATCTCCAATTTTTCTGGAAAGGCTTTTTGAAAGCGAAATACCAGAAGTGTATGATGGCTTGATTACTATTAAAAAAGTAGTAAGACAACCAGGTGAAAGAGCAAAAGTTGCAGTAGAGTCTTATGATGATCGCATAGATCCTGTAGGTGCTTGTGTTGGAATGAAGGGTTCGCGAATCCATAGTATTGTTCGTGAACTAAACAACGAAAACATTGATGTAATAAACTATACCGACAATTTAGATTTGTACATCACTCGTGCGTTGAGCCCCGCAAAAATCACAAGCATTAAAATGGAGGATGATGGCAGAGTATCTGTGTTTTTAAAACCAGACCAAGTATCACTTGCCATCGGAAAAGGAGGGCATAACATCAAGCTTGCCAGTAAATTGGTAGGAATGGAGATTGATGTATACCGTGATATGGACGAGTATGAAATTGAGGAAGACATAGAACTTTCTGAATTTGACGATGAAGAAATAGAACCTTGGATAAGAGATGAACTTCGTCGTTTGGGTATGGAAACCGCCAAAAGTGTCCTAAATGTTGGTAGAGAACTCCTGATTAACAGAAGCGAACTAGAAGAAGAAACTGTAGATTATTTGCTTGCTCTTCTGAAACGAGAGTTTGAAGAAGAAGAAGAACAAGAGTAA
- a CDS encoding ribosome maturation factor RimP, translated as MNQEEKLTTLIKEHLEPEYFLIDVILKNQKPKAKLTVLIDGDQGVSIDRCATLSRWLGKYIEEENLIEGAYTLEVSSPGVDLPLKNQRQYIKNIGRKVKVSLNEGGNKTGVLEKVEDKLIVIQPEKKGKIIPEKEEIPFDQIMKTKVMISFG; from the coding sequence ATGAATCAAGAAGAAAAATTAACAACACTTATTAAAGAACACCTTGAGCCTGAGTATTTTTTAATTGATGTGATATTAAAAAATCAAAAGCCTAAAGCCAAACTCACAGTACTGATTGATGGTGACCAAGGCGTTTCTATAGACAGGTGTGCCACACTAAGCCGATGGCTTGGCAAATACATAGAAGAAGAAAACCTGATAGAAGGTGCATATACACTGGAGGTTTCATCTCCCGGAGTAGACTTGCCTCTAAAAAATCAAAGGCAGTATATAAAAAACATTGGGCGAAAAGTAAAAGTATCGCTAAATGAAGGTGGCAATAAAACAGGCGTTTTAGAAAAAGTTGAAGACAAACTCATTGTAATACAACCTGAAAAGAAGGGTAAAATAATTCCCGAAAAGGAAGAAATTCCTTTTGATCAGATAATGAAAACCAAAGTGATGATTTCGTTTGGTTGA
- the cysS gene encoding cysteine--tRNA ligase, whose amino-acid sequence MSRDNQKQAFIPPLKIQNTLTNTKEVFEPLNPPFVGMYVCGPTVYNNPHIGNARPAVFFDVLSRYLTYLGYKVRYVRNITDVGHLTGSENDGEDRISKQAKLEQLEPMEIVNIYTNKYLELMDALNVKRPSISPTATGHIVEQIDTVQKILDAGLAYESEGSVYFDVKKYNERHNYGELSGRVIDELLANTRENLEGQSEKKNPMDFAIWKKASPEHLMRWNSPWGEGFPGWHLECSVMSTKYLGEQFDIHGGGMDLMFPHHECEIAQAKAANGGKAPVKYWMHNNMLTIDGVKMSKSPRVKWSEEALTNLKTGGLPDDLVAKVKDLNQPQKDEFDEKPEKYLGKEAQPHFRQIQEQAQEFVNFITIEEVFTGEHEILAQAYSPMTIRLFILQAHYRSTIDFSNKALLDAQKAYKKLMNSLRVLKLMEYPTAAGTLNTKLDQQINGFCDNALRSMNDDMNTAKALAQIFNINKKINHFYTHPQDIATIEKATFDRMKSFFITFIVDVFGLIEEKTNKQEVLIQGMLDLYKDAKENKDYDKVDQIRTTFKESGLLIKDLKTGVDWAYEE is encoded by the coding sequence ATGAGTAGAGATAACCAGAAACAAGCATTTATTCCACCATTAAAAATTCAGAATACACTTACTAACACAAAAGAGGTTTTCGAGCCTTTAAATCCTCCCTTTGTAGGAATGTATGTTTGTGGTCCTACTGTATATAATAACCCACACATAGGCAACGCCCGCCCCGCAGTGTTTTTTGATGTGTTATCCCGTTATCTTACGTATCTTGGCTATAAAGTGCGTTATGTGCGCAACATTACCGATGTGGGGCATTTGACAGGTAGCGAAAACGATGGAGAAGATAGGATCTCAAAGCAAGCCAAGCTTGAGCAGCTTGAGCCTATGGAGATAGTAAACATATATACCAACAAATACCTGGAGTTGATGGATGCCCTTAATGTAAAGCGTCCTAGCATTTCTCCAACAGCTACCGGACATATTGTAGAGCAAATAGATACTGTGCAAAAAATACTGGATGCAGGGCTGGCTTATGAGTCTGAAGGTTCGGTATATTTTGATGTGAAAAAATACAACGAGCGTCATAATTATGGAGAGCTTTCGGGCAGGGTAATAGATGAGTTGTTGGCAAATACGAGAGAAAATCTAGAGGGGCAAAGTGAGAAAAAGAACCCAATGGATTTTGCTATCTGGAAAAAAGCTTCTCCTGAACATTTGATGCGTTGGAACTCGCCTTGGGGCGAAGGTTTTCCTGGTTGGCACCTAGAGTGCAGCGTAATGAGCACAAAGTATCTGGGCGAACAGTTTGACATTCATGGGGGAGGAATGGACTTGATGTTTCCTCATCATGAATGTGAAATAGCTCAGGCAAAGGCTGCTAATGGTGGCAAAGCTCCGGTAAAGTATTGGATGCATAATAATATGTTAACCATTGATGGAGTAAAAATGAGTAAGTCGCCCAGGGTAAAGTGGAGCGAAGAAGCATTGACCAACCTGAAGACTGGAGGGCTTCCTGATGATTTGGTAGCCAAGGTAAAGGACTTGAACCAACCTCAGAAAGACGAGTTTGATGAAAAACCTGAGAAGTATTTGGGGAAGGAGGCACAACCGCATTTTAGACAAATACAAGAGCAGGCACAAGAGTTTGTAAACTTCATTACGATAGAAGAAGTTTTTACTGGAGAGCACGAAATTTTGGCTCAGGCGTACTCCCCTATGACCATTCGTTTGTTTATTTTACAGGCGCACTACCGTAGTACCATTGACTTTTCGAACAAAGCCTTGTTGGATGCTCAAAAAGCCTATAAGAAGTTAATGAATAGTTTGCGAGTCCTTAAGTTGATGGAGTATCCTACAGCAGCAGGAACACTTAATACAAAACTGGATCAGCAAATCAATGGGTTTTGTGACAATGCATTGCGTAGTATGAATGATGACATGAACACCGCAAAAGCATTGGCTCAAATATTTAACATCAATAAAAAAATTAATCATTTTTATACTCACCCACAAGACATAGCTACTATAGAGAAGGCAACATTTGACCGTATGAAGTCTTTCTTTATTACTTTTATTGTAGACGTGTTTGGGTTGATAGAAGAGAAAACGAATAAGCAAGAAGTATTAATCCAGGGAATGCTGGACTTGTATAAAGATGCTAAAGAAAATAAAGACTATGACAAAGTAGATCAGATTAGGACCACCTTCAAAGAAAGTGGCTTGCTGATCAAAGACCTAAAAACCGGGGTGGATTGGGCTTATGAGGAATAA